A window from Argopecten irradians isolate NY chromosome 3, Ai_NY, whole genome shotgun sequence encodes these proteins:
- the LOC138319832 gene encoding uncharacterized protein: MLVSPSTHGQPIEERRVSEGNLVQVQAGQSCVPPITCGQPVEERRVSEGNLVQVQSGQSRVPPITCGQPVEERRVSEGNLVQVQSGQSRVPPSTHGQPIEERRVSEGYLVQVQAGQSCVPPITCGQPVEERRVSEGNLVQVQSGQSRVPPITCGQPVEERRVSEGNLVQVQSGQSRVPPSTHGQPIEERRVSEGYLVQVQAGQSCVPPITCGQPVEERRVSEGNLVQVQSGRSRVPPSTRGQPVEERRVSEGNLVQVQTGQSRVPPSTRGQPVEERRVSEGNLVQVQTGQSRVPPITCGQPVEERRVSEGNLVQVQSGQSRVPPSTRGQPVEERRVSEGNLVQAQPGQSRVPPSTRGQPVEERRVSEGNLVQTQPGQSRVPPSTRGQPVEERRIIESRESNTLDTSQSVGEQR, from the coding sequence ATGCTTGTGTCTCCTAGTACTCATGGGCAACCAATTGAGGAACGGAGGGTTAGCGAGGGTAACCTCGTCCAGGTCCAGGCAGGACAGTCATGTGTGCCTCCTATTACTTGTGGGCAACCAGTTGAGGAACGGAGGGTTAGCGAGGGTAACCTCGTCCAGGTCCAGTCAGGACAGTCACGTGTGCCTCCTATTACTTGTGGGCAACCAGTTGAGGAACGGAGGGTTAGCGAGGGTAACCTCGTCCAGGTCCAGTCAGGACAGTCACGTGTGCCTCCTAGTACTCATGGGCAACCAATTGAGGAACGGAGGGTTAGCGAGGGTTACCTCGTCCAGGTCCAGGCAGGACAGTCATGTGTGCCTCCTATTACTTGTGGGCAACCAGTTGAGGAACGGAGGGTTAGCGAGGGTAACCTCGTCCAGGTCCAGTCAGGACAGTCACGTGTGCCTCCTATTACTTGTGGGCAACCAGTTGAGGAACGGAGGGTTAGCGAGGGTAACCTCGTCCAGGTCCAGTCAGGACAGTCACGTGTGCCTCCTAGTACTCATGGGCAACCAATTGAGGAACGGAGGGTTAGCGAGGGTTACCTCGTCCAGGTCCAGGCAGGACAGTCATGTGTGCCTCCTATTACTTGTGGGCAACCAGTTGAGGAACGGAGGGTTAGCGAGGGTAACCTCGTCCAGGTCCAGTCAGGACGCTCACGTGTGCCTCCTAGTACTCGTGGGCAACCAGTTGAGGAACGGAGGGTTAGCGAGGGTAACCTCGTCCAGGTCCAGACAGGACAGTCACGTGTGCCTCCTAGTACTCGTGGGCAACCAGTTGAGGAACGGAGGGTTAGCGAGGGTAACCTCGTCCAGGTCCAGACAGGACAGTCACGTGTGCCTCCTATTACTTGTGGGCAACCAGTTGAGGAACGGAGGGTTAGCGAGGGTAACCTCGTCCAGGTCCAGTCGGGACAGTCACGTGTGCCTCCTAGTACTCGTGGGCAACCAGTTGAGGAACGGAGGGTTAGCGAGGGTAACCTCGTCCAGGCCCAGCCAGGACAGTCACGTGTGCCTCCTAGTACTCGTGGGCAACCAGTTGAGGAACGGAGGGTTAGCGAGGGTAACCTCGTCCAGACCCAGCCAGGACAGTCACGTGTGCCTCCTAGTACTCGTGGGCAACCAGTTGAGGAACGGAGGATCATTGAGTCTCGTGAGTCTAATACCCTTGACACCTCCCAGTCAGTAGGGGAACAGAGGTAG